The genomic window GACGTTTTCAATCTTTCGGCTGCAGACCTGGGGAAAATATCTCGGCTAAAGGTGCGGAGAGACAAAGGTCTGTTGGGATCAGATTATTATCTGGAGAAGGTGGAGGTGGTGGACGTATTGGATGGGAGGAATACAGTGTTTATGTGTCAGCAGTGGCTGTCTGATGAGCAGAGCAACGGAGGTTTGTTGGAAAGGGAGTTTATGGCTTTGGAGCCAGAAAAGTTGAAGACAAGGTCGACTGGAAGAGTGCCATCTAGGCAAGGTGAAATATAGTTTGATGGATGATTGaatcagagacagacagacagacagacagacagacagacagacagatgaaaggacggacggatggatggacagacagacagacatattgagAGAATGGATTATGATTTAGTAagcaatttatgtattttatgaATCTTGGTTAGGCACCAACTACAAAATCACAGTCAAGACAGGCGACATACGTTACGCTGGCACATCAGCCAACATTTTCCTAACACTTTTTGGAGAAGACAACTCATCTGACGAGCTCCATCTTCAACAGTCACTTACAAGCGACAACACATTTGAGCGCAACCAAATAGACATTTTCGTATTTGACATTCCTTTCAATCTTGGGCCTCTGAACTTGATTAAAATTTGGCATGACAATAAAGGATTTGGATCATCGTGGTTTCTTGAGTCTGTGCAAGTGTGTGACGAGTCAACAGGGAACGTTTATGACTTTCCATGTCACGGTTGGTTGGCAAGAGACAAAGGAGATGGCAAAACATTAAGAGAGTTAACATGTTCAACTGTGAGGTCTGAATGGGAAAGCACGAGTGGAAAGGAGACAGATGTGATGTTGCCAGATAAGTCAAAGTCACAGAGGTTGAAAGAGAGATATCCTTTGGTTAACAGATGAGACACACTGGCTAATgaatagacacacagagaggCAAATTCTCTCGagtacggacagacagatggatggacatacagatggacagactgatggatggacagatggacaggtagacagactgacacatcATAGACAGGCGAACCAGACAAATCTAGAACTGCAACATGATGCATAGACACACTTGTCTTATTTGCTGTATTGAATGATTGAATGATTTTATCCTTGACTACATGTCACGTGGATATGGAGTATGTTTCAAATGGCAAGCCAAGGAAACAAAGGCTTTGTGACTGAACCTGAAATGATTAAACTGTGTCGTAAGCTAAACATTGCTGTGCCAACAAACACGATTAAAGATCGATTCAAAGTTAGTcgaatggtttggtttgtcgTTTGTTCTCAATCTGGAGATTTTTGGTAGGAAGTTGCCGGTAATGGAGGAAAGTCAACTTGTAGTCAGGTTGATTATCAACAGTTTAAGAAGTGTTTTAAGGGATTGGTTGGCAGACCTGaagtattgttgttgtttaacAGGTGAGTGTGtaacctacacacacacacacacacacacacacacacacacacacacacacacacacacacacacacacacacacactattgcTAATCTAGTATAATTGTCTAACTTTCTAATGGATATCAGGTATTCAAGCAACAGACAATGGTTGACTGCTGATGAGCTGTTGTTATTCCTCTCGACTGAACAAGAGGTTTTTAGTGATTTTAAACTTTCACATGACATGAGACCTTAGTTGTGTAATTTACTGTTAGGTTGCAAGTCCATCCATAGAATTCTGTGAAGGTGTTATCAAACATTATGGAGAAACCACAGATGATAGACATGCAAAAATGCTGACACTGGAAggtctttcttgtttgttttttgtttgtctgtctgtctctatgtatgtatgttgtatgtttctctgtctgtctgtctgtctgtatgtatgtatgtatgtatgtatgtatgtatgtgtgcatgtgtttgtatgtttgtctgtgtgtctgcatgtatatctgtctgtttgtctgtctgtttgggtGTCTTcctgatttattgatttaagtACTTTCTGTTTTTTTTGCAGCTTTTACTCAGTATTTGTTGAGCGCTGAGAATGGCATATTTAATACTATTCATACAGCGGTCTACCAGGACATGACACAACCTCTCACACACTATTATATTGCATCATCACACAACACGTAAGTATTTCACTACATTATTGATAAGaatggaaagacagaaagatatacatacatacatacctacagacagatagacaaacagacagatggacttgGGTCCCAATTGTCTTAGAACTTGGTGATTATTAgcatatgacagacagacagacagacagatagatataTAGACAGGCTGCTGGCTTGATGAATGGCTAGGTACTTTGCTTGTTATATTATGTTGTACCAATTAGTGTCTCTAGAACTTTGTGTGCAAATTACATTTTGAGAGACAAATGGAACTGACAGACTTTTTGTTGGttggcacacagacaaactgacaagcaAAATAGAAGACATAGATTTTGGCATTGTATTGTTGACATTATAGCCTAAGTGTTGCTTAGGTACTTGATGGAGCACCAACTGAAAGGTAAATCGAGTGAAGAGGGTTATGCTCGAGCTCTACGAAAAGGATGCAGATGTGTAGAAAGTGAGTGATGCTTTTCGATTTCTGCACTGgtcttgttttgtattgttttgtataATTGTTTGATTAGTTAATtggtttgttttttgttgtttgtgtatggttgtttgctgtttgtatattttttgtatatttgtttgtttgttgtttgtacaagtttgtgtgtatatttgtttgtatattgtttgtatatttgtttgtatatttgtttgtatatttgtttgcatatttgtttgtatatttgtttttatatttgtttgtatatttgtttgtatatttgtttttatatttgtttgtatattgtttgtatatttgtttgtatatttgtttgcatatttgtttgtatatttgttttatatttgtttgtatatttgtttgtatattgtttgtatatttgttgtatatttgtttgtatatttgtttgtatatttgtttgtatattgtttgtatatttgtttgtatatttgtttgtatatttgtttgtatatttgtttttatatttgtttgtttattttttgtttgttgtttgtatgtgtgtttgtatatttgtttgtgtgttacttTGTATTGTATCAGTTTAGCATTAGACTGCCAAAGACTAAaagaaagttgttgcagtAAATGCTGGATAGCTTTAGAGACCGTTGTCCCTGTAGTTTTAACAGTTCTTCTTGCTGTAATTGTTAAATCTCTAAAGAACTGGGAGACCAAACTCCCAGAGTCTCTACAACTAGAGGATAGAAGTCACATCCAGCTGCGTTAACTTCATCTTCATACTGTGCAATCTTCTTGGAGTCTCCTCCAGCAGCTGCCGCTCCTGGTTGGGTGGTTGATTCTAGGAGATATGATGCCTGTAGGGAATTCCTACTGTCACATCAAAATACGCAGCTTGGCTCTGGAGGAAGTCAGGATGAAACACATTCCCTAGTCTGGCATTGTTGTGGCTGTTGCACCATTGCTCCTTCTTGCAGTCGCGATTGTCCACAAGAACTGTGTtgaaaatgacgtcacaaagtgTGTCATGCCTTTTATTTCTTAGTGAGCCATGACCACAACCCAAGACATGATCTCCATGTGTATTGATGACGGTACTACAAGGACACCTAACGGCCGAAGGAGGAGATGGAAACACAGGAATGCCAAGCCACATACGAAGAGCATCCATAAAATTCCTGAGGAGACATGACCAGGCCTAATTTCTGGTTAGGTATTGCCATAAGCCATGCCCCGGAATGTTTGGCAGAGACTGAGTTGAGACGTGTTTTATCTCGTAAGTTACTTTCAGCCTTGATTTCCATAGAAGTGATGAGTCAAGAACGGCTTGGAATTCGCGTTGTTTAGAAGTCTTGAAATCAATATCCTCATAGTGTGACAGTTTACTCCTTAAATTCTCTCGAGTTGCTAGTTTACCAGGAACTATCATAGTCTGGTCAAATGAGGCGAGGTTGACGTGCTCACTGCTATCCACAAATGACGTAGCAACAGCGTGCCCAAACAATTGACTTGATAATGTGTGAGTTGAATTACAGCTTCCAATGAAGGCTGTTGGAACTGTTCTGCTGGCTTCTCTATCAAGGCCACCAAGACGGACTGGTAGGGTTGTCTGTTTTCAACAGGTGTTAGACATAGCCCAATTGAACATCTTCTCTAAGCAACGACGCACACCATGATCAAACCGGCTAAGTTGTTCTGTTACTCTTCCTGGGGACAGTTCTGATTAGATGATTTATTTTGCACAGGCTAAGACAGCTGCATAGGAGGTGCATCTTTACTTGGAGGTCTTTGAGATCAGAGAGATGATCCTGACAGGAGAGAACATTGTCCACTCGTTTGGCAAATGATTGATTAAGAAATGAATCAGACCCAACAACTGGGGCCCTTAAAGACTCTGCACCTTCTGAACTCTCATTAATTCGTATGACCTCTCCAGGGAACTCTGGAAATGGAATGTCACCTGATGACCATAATAGCTCACATTTCTTCTTATTAATGTAAAGGCCATGCGATGGACCCTTTGATGACAGTAAGTCCAGGAAAGCAGCAACAGAACTGTGTTTTCCTACAAAAGTACCATTGTCTGAGTACCAAAACTGGAGGTGCAGATCTGGTATGTCATCAATATCATCAAGGAGCTCCAGAATAACTGACGAAAAAGGAGAGGACCCAGAGGGTCTCCTTGCGGAACTCCCCTGATGATCTAATGACGTCATTCCCAACGTGAAGTGCTCTATGGCAGTGATATGACCATTGAGACCATGCAAACAACTCCGGAAATTGAGTATGTACACGTCGGAGAAAGGACCCTCGCTTATACTCATTGAATGCATTTGAGAAATCAATTTTTAGACAACAGAGATCCTGAtcatctgcatgtttgtttgttctgtattgtttatatatttatttgtttgtatagtttaattttttgtttgtttgctgtttgctacATTTTTGCttgctcatttgtttgtttgtctttgtttgtaatatttctttgttgttattgtttgtttgtttgctttgttgtttctgtgtttctttgtttgctttgacTGTTTGTGCAATGTAATCGACCGTTGTATCTATTGCTCAATCTGCTTAGTTGATTGTTGGGATGGAGAGGATGGAGAACCAGATGTTTATCATGGCTACACACTAACAAGTCGGATCTCACTAAAGTCTGTTCTTGAAACCATCCACAGACATGCGTTTGATGTATCAGAGTAAGATTATATGACATTGGCTGGTTCTACGTACTTTTAtgtatttcacacacacacacacacacacacacacacacacacacacacacacacacacacacacacacacacacacacacacacacacacacacacacacacacacacactgagcaaatgacaaatggataaggagctgccgttcgtTACGGTTACGCCCCAGcaagatggctgggttcctgtgcactacgcaggagctacgggccgtgctaagcaatcttctGGAGCCTGGCggggtactcgcaggagcaccgactgtgACActaactgtggtgtgggcatccgaagtcccaccagtcccccagtggctgatggactttgtcgcagtcgggggcctttgccaccctaGTCAATGAataggtactcatttatacttctgagtcaagagaggcaattgtgtgtgagtttcttgcccaagaaattatgccatagctcgccatcactatGAGTTGAACCTGCAACTCTGCAAGGTtccggatgtaatcactccataagataaCTCtctaacaacacacacacacacacacacacacacacacacacacacacacacacacacacacacacacacacacacacacacacacacacacacacacaaacttacaCATGTCTTCTTTGCATTTAGTTTTCCTGTCATTTTGTCATTCGAGAATCATTGCTCAGAAAAAGGACATAAAAAGATAGCAGCATATCTTCAGGAGACATTTGGAGGTCAGCACAGCACAGTAGCATCCAGTCATTTAGCAATCACTAAAATTACATTCAAAATTAATgcaaaaattatatataatacaataaattaaatttataattaattcaaaaattaaagttatgttgttatatcaatagattaattttataatcaaaaaattaattaatttaaatgaAACCAAATCtgtataaaatttaaattgtaACAATCAGTTAGAAATTTAAGAAATAAAGTTAGTttcattaaaatattaattgagataaataaattaaaacaaaaacattaaATAAATTCACATAAAAgtactattaatattaaacataatttgaataaaataaaaacattaGTTGGACTGTATTAATTGagtgtttgatattaatgaggTAAGCACTATGTGCTATGATTTGTCAAAATATTGTGTATTTAATTGATTGTGTGAATTTTGTGTTAGAGATGCTGTATGTAATGCCAGTTGATAAGACTAAAGGCTGCTTGCCATCTCCTGATGATCTTAAAGGAAAGATTATTATCAAGGTGATGTGATGACTATTGACTGCATGACTATCttcttttgtttttgttctAGTTGTaacctttttgtttgtttgtgtttttgtatgtttgtttgttttgctgttggtTGAATTGATGGTcatctgtgcgtgtgtgcacacgtgtgtgtgtgtgcacatctcgtgtgtgtgtgtgtgtatgtgtgtgtgtgcacgtgcgtgtgtgtgtgcatgtgtgtgtgtgcatgtgtgtgtgtgtgtgtgtgtgtgtgtgtgtgtgtgtgtgtgtgcatgtgtgtgtgcatgtgtgtgtgtgtgtgtgtgtgtgtgtgtgtgtgtgtgtgtgtgtgtgtgtttgtgtgcatgtgtgtgtgtgcacacgtgcatgtatgtgctgtgtgtgtgtgtgtgtgtgtgtgtgtgtgtgtgtgtgtgtgtgtgtgtctgtgtctgtgtctgtgcatgcgtgtgtgtgtgtgtgtgtgcacgcgtgcacgtgcatgtgtgtgtgtgtgtgtgtgcatgtgtctgtctgtgtgtgtgtgtgtgtgtgtgtgtgtgtgtgcgcgcgcgcgcgcgtgcgtgtgtgtgtgtgtgtgcatgtgtgtgtgtgtgtgcatgtgtgtgtgtgtgtgtgtgtgcgcgcgtgtgtgtgtgtgcatgtgtgtgcatgtgtgtgtgtgtgtgtgtgtgtgtgtgtgtgtgtgtgtgtgtgtgtgtgtgtgtgtgtgtctgtgtgtctgtgtgtctgtgtgtctgtgtctgtgttcgtgtccgtgtccgtgtccgtgtctgtgtgtctgtgtgtctgtgtgtgcatgtgtgtgtgtgtgtgtgtgtgtatgtgtgtgtgtgtgtgtgtgtgtgtgtgtgtgtgtgtgtgtgtgtgtgtgtgtgtgtgtgcatgcatgtgcatgtgtgtgtgtgcgtgtgcgtgtgtgtgcatgcatgtgcatgtgtgtgtgtgtgtgtgtgtgtgtgtgtgtgtgtgtgtgtgtgcatgtgtgcgtgcatgtgtgtgtgtgtgtgtgtgtgtgtgtgtgtgtgtgtgtgtgtgtgtgtgtgtgtgtgtctgtgtgtctgtgtctgtgtgtctgtgtgtgcgtgtgtgtgtgtgtgtgtgtgtgtgtgtgtgtgtgtgcatgtgcatgtgtgtgtgtgcatgcatgtgcatgtgtgtgtgtgtgtgtgcacgcgtgcacgtgcatgtgtgtgtgtgtgtgtgcatgtgtctgtctgtgtgtgtgtgtgtgtgtgtgtgtgtgtgtgtgcgtgcgcgcgcgcgtgcgtgtgtgtgtgtgtgcatgtgtgtgtgtgtgtgcatgtgtgtgtgtgtgtgtgtgcgcgcgtgtgtgtgtgcatgtgtgtgcatgtgtgtgtgtgtgtggtgtgtgtgtgtgtgtgcatgtgtgtgtgtgtgtgtgtgtgtgtgtgtgtgtgtgtgtgtgtgtgtgtgtgtgtgtgtgtgtgtgtgtgtgtgcatgcatgtgcatgtgtgtgtgtgtgtgcgtgtgtgtgcatgcatgtgcatgtgtgtgtgtgtgtgtgtgtgtgtgtgtgtgtgtgtgtgtgtgcatgtgtgcgtgcatgtgtgtgtgtgtgtgtgtgtgtgtgtgtgtgtgtgtgtgtgtgtgtgtgtgtgtgtgtgtgtctgtgtgtctgtgtgtctgtgtctgtgtgtctgtgtgtgcgtgtgtgtgtgtgtgtgtgtgtgtgtgtgtgtgtgtgtgcatgtgcatgtgtgtgtgtgcatgcatgtgcatgtgtgtgtgtgtgtgtgtgtgtgtgtgtgtgtgtgtgtgtgtgtgtgtgcgtgtgtgtgcatgcatgtgcatgtgtgtgtgtgtgtgtgtgtgtgtgtgtgtgtgtgtgtgcatgtgtgcgtgcatgtgtgtgtgtgtgtgtgtgtgtgtgtgtgtgtgtgtgtgtgtgtgtgtgtgcgcatgtgcatgtgtgtgtgtgtgtgtgtgtgtgtgtgtgtgtgtgtgtgtgtgtgtgtgtgtatgtgtgtgtgcgcacgtgcatgtgtgcgcacgtgcatgtgtatgtgtgtgtgtgcatgtgtgtgtgcatgcatgtgtgtgtgtgtgtgtgtgtgtgtgtgtgtgtgtgtgtgtgtgcatgcgtgtgtgtgcatgtgtgtgtgtgtgtgtgtgtgtgcatgtgtgtgtgtgcgtgtgtgtgtgtgtgtgtgtgtgtgtgtgtgtgtgtgtgtgtgtgtgtgtgtgtgtgtgtgtgtgtgtgtgcatacatgtgtgtgtgtgtgtgtgtgtgtgtgtgtgcgcgcacacgtgtgtgtgtgtgtgtgtgcatgtgtgcgtgtgtgtgcatgcgtgtgcatgtgtgtgtgtgtgtgtgtgtgtgtgtgtgtgtgtgtgtgtgtgtgtgtgtgtgtgtgtgtgtgtgtgtgtgtgtgtgtgtgtgtgtgtggttgcaacatgtgtgcatgtttgtctgtctgtttatttgtcctctgtgtgtctgtttacttAACTTATGCAACTCCTCTTTAGCACAAGAAATTAGAAGAGAGTGAAGAGCAAGACAACACCATGgaagaagaaacagaagaaataCTGTCAGACAGTGATGAATTTTCCGATGGAGATACAGACATCGTTCCACCACCCACCCAACTACGACACTCTCGCTCTCAGTCTCGCATTGAACGTTCGAGTTCAATGCATCGTGCATCATCTCCTGGAGGACGATCAATGACCAGCAGCTTTTCTGATGTTAAAAAGGCAAACAAAGTGAAGCATAAAATTGCTGTTGAGTTGTCTCGATTGGTAAACATCGTGGAGGCAGTAAAATATCACTCACTGTCAAGAGGTTGGTTAAGCTTATTGGTTTAATTGTGAGGTTGCtcatttgtgttttgtttgtgtttgtttgtttacttgtctacATTTGTctgattgatttgtttgctcaatgtgtctgtctgtttgtttgtttctgcatattttatttgtttgcatatttgtTTACCCTTTTACTTGTTTGCCTTTGTGTTTGATACTTGTTCATTTAGAATACCAGATTAGTGTTTAGATAGTTACTTGTTTTTGCAGGCAATTTTTGGCAAATGTCGTCTCTTGGGGAAGCAAAGCTGTTCAAATTGATCAACAGTTGTCCTCAACAACTTGTAGAATACAATCGTCATCAGATGATGAGAGTCTATCCGGCAGGCAGACGAGTTGATTCGAGCAATTACAATCCTATAGATCCTTGGTTGTGTGGCTGCTCTATGGGTAAGCAGACAGTCAAATGGGATTTATTAAAGTACCaccaagacagacagacagacagacagacagacagacagacagacagacagatagacatacagacagacaaacagatagacaaacagactgacggacACTAAACGGTCAGTCACAGAAACAACTTTTACAGAAACTGTCACACATTTGTACACACATTTCATAGCAAGTCTTTGTCAGAGACATCTAAGTAGGGACTGCAAACTGCTAACATTAGCAACTACTTTGTATTAAAGTTACAGCGTAGTGTCATGTTCTTCAGCATGGCTGTGCTGCTATGCATTACATGTACTACACTGCTGCATATATGTCAACAGTTGCTATTATAGATACCCACCAGTATGACTAGGTCATTCCTGACCTAACACAACAGTCTTGACTATACGCTCTGTGACGCTGTAAGGATCAGAATTACTTGCTGGTCGTCTGTCTTCCAAGTAACCTTTACCCTCATCAGCTACATGGCGAGGAATTCGAATACTTGCACCTCGATGTGCAACACCAAACGTGAAATCATGAATGCTAGCTGTCTCATGATAGCCAGTGAGTCGTCTCTCGTTGTCTTTGCCACATAAAGGATCATACACCTTGATATGCTCAGCATGACGTTTTGACATTTGCTCAATGGCTGATCTGATGTGCACAATACCGCCATCTTCTCGCATGGCGTTTGTGCTAAAATTGCAATGAGCTCCACACCCACTCCAATTTCCTGTCTTTGGTTTTGGATCGAAACTTACCATGATACCAAAATCTTCTGCTACTCGTTGTATCAGATAACGAGCCACCCACAACTGATCTCCCATCTCAACACCCTCACAAGGACCAATCTGGAATTCCCACTATAGAAACGTTGTTATTCAATTTATAATTGGAATCACGAAGTCTCTGTTGTGTATACCTGACCGAGCATAACCTCAGCATTAGTTCCAGCTATGAGAATTCCTGCATGAAGACATGCTCTGTAGTGAAATTCAACTATATCACGACCGAACACTTTCCCTGTTCCCACACCACAGTGGTATGGTCCTTCTGGTGCTGGGAAACCTCCTTT from Corticium candelabrum chromosome 12, ooCorCand1.1, whole genome shotgun sequence includes these protein-coding regions:
- the LOC134187770 gene encoding glutamine synthetase-like; its protein translation is MALNRSVLEQYLKLNQRNKVLVTYIWIDGTRQFLRSKTKTLNFEPKSPSECPVWNFKGSSMRQSLGDNSDIYLYPVALFKDPIHKGKNKLLLCETYVSNHIPTLSNKRHSCAAVMKEALDSHPWFGIEQEYVLLDADGQILGWPKGGFPAPEGPYHCGVGTGKVFGRDIVEFHYRACLHAGILIAGTNAEVMLGQWEFQIGPCEGVEMGDQLWVARYLIQRVAEDFGIMVSFDPKPKTGNWSGCGAHCNFSTNAMREDGGIVHIRSAIEQMSKRHAEHIKVYDPLCGKDNERRLTGYHETASIHDFTFGVAHRGASIRIPRHVADEGKGYLEDRRPASNSDPYSVTERIVKTVVLGQE